A window from Salvia miltiorrhiza cultivar Shanhuang (shh) chromosome 2, IMPLAD_Smil_shh, whole genome shotgun sequence encodes these proteins:
- the LOC131013665 gene encoding cytochrome P450 716B1-like: MESATFFSLLAFLSLLFFLIKNRVRSRRLPPGSLGIPIIGQSLELLKAMRADRTEEWLQERARKYGPISKLNIFGTKTVFLTGQAHNKFIYSSDEQTLSTKQPPSVRRLLGERNLFEMSSEDHRRLRGAILSFLKPEALKRYVGKMDQEIRLHLAHHWHHDHEISVMPLMKTLTFNMICTLLFGVERGERRKTLVRLFEEVVDGMLALPINLPFTRLNRSIRARSEAGAIIMALIREKREKLEREEGTPDEQDLILSLLSMRDDGGPLLSDAEIEDNCAAVMIAGHDTTSTLLTFLIKLIAEHPHVYEALLNEQEEIARGKKTGNEPLTWEDLGKMKYTWRIATEALRMYPPVVFSFRQVLRDIQMEGYVIPKGWQVFWAGCMTQLDGSIYPDPYKFDPSRYEDQAAIPPHTFVAFGGGSRLCPGYEFARIETLAMIHYLVTRFTWKLCWEENSISRDPMPVFKQGLPIHIQMKKPLSDNVIL; encoded by the exons ATGGAGTCGGCGACTTTCTTCTCGCTCCTCgcgtttctctctctcctcttcttcctcatcaAGAACAGGGTTCGCAGCAGAAGGCTTCCGCCGGGCTCGTTAGGAATTCCAATCATCGGCCAAAGCCTGGAGCTTCTGAAGGCGATGAGGGCCGACAGAACCGAGGAGTGGCTGCAAGAAAGGGCCCGAAAATACGGCCCGATTTCGAAGCTCAACATCTTCGGAACCAAGACGGTATTCCTAACGGGCCAAGCGCACAACAAATTCATATACAGCAGCGACGAGCAGACTCTCTCGACCAAGCAGCCGCCGTCGGTGAGGCGGCTCCTCGGCGAGAGGAATCTGTTCGAAATGAGCAGCGAAGACCACCGGCGGTTAAGGGGAGCAATCCTCTCATTCTTGAAGCCCGAAGCCCTCAAACGGTACGTTGGCAAAATGGACCAAGAGATCAGATTACACCTCGCGCACCATTGGCATCACGATCATGAGATTTCG GTGATGCCTCTAATGAAGACGCTGACGTTCAACATGATCTGCACTCTTCTGTTCGGggtggagagaggagagagaaggaaGACGCTGGTGCGCCTCTTCGAAGAAGTGGTGGATGGAATGCTGGCGTTGCCGATTAATCTGCCCTTCACGCGCCTCAACAGAAGCATACGCGCGAGGTCGGAGGCAGGGGCCATCATAATGGCGCTGATAcgcgagaagagagagaagctgGAGAGAGAAGAAGGAACTCCAGACGAGCAAGACCTCATCCTCAGCTTGCTCAGCATGCGCGACGACGGAGGCCCGCTCTTGTCCGACGCCGAGATCGAGGATAACTGCGCGGCGGTGATGATCGCCGGCCACGACACCACGTCCACGCTTCTCACGTTCTTGATCAAACTCATAGCTGAGCACCCACATGTTTACGAAGCACTCCTCAATG AGCAAGAAGAGATTGCACGAGGGAAGAAGACAGGCAATGAGCCTCTGACATGGGAAGATCTTGGTAAGATGAAGTACACGTGGCGAATTGCGACGGAGGCGTTGAGGATGTATCCGCCGGTGGTGTTTAGCTTCCGGCAAGTCCTTCGAGATATTCAGATGGAAGGATATGTTATCCCTAAAGGATGGCAG GTGTTTTGGGCGGGATGCATGACGCAGTTGGACGGATCCATATACCCGGATCCGTACAAATTCGACCCGTCCCGATACGAAGATCAAGCAGCAATTCCACCTCATACGTTCGTAGCGTTTGGGGGAGGATCAAGGTTGTGTCCAGGGTATGAATTTGCAAGAATCGAGACATTAGCGATGATTCATTACTTGGTCACTCGATTCACATGGAAGCTCTGTTGGGAAGAGAATAGCATTAGCAGAGATCCCATGCCGGTTTTCAAGCAAGGCTTACCTATACACATTCAGATGAAGAAGCCTTTATCAGATAATGTAATATTGTAA